Proteins from a genomic interval of Dermacentor variabilis isolate Ectoservices chromosome 8, ASM5094787v1, whole genome shotgun sequence:
- the LOC142590111 gene encoding cytosolic endo-beta-N-acetylglucosaminidase-like isoform X1 yields MGIPLSRTWRDRPRTRVVKWAPDREVAPLETLDELLGFEKQPFLCAVEPLSDAVRRARPGEPRTIFCHDMDGGYREDRFIYGCEESNGYRFHHWQIIDTFIYYAHHMVTIPPPGWISAAHKHGVKVLGTFILGEKDIKTINRVRGSGLVPQVAAQLARVASVGRFDGWLISIGCKVDASCVPFLKDLLRTTTTETHKAVSGSLVIWYDAVDIDGMPEPHNELNGKNSCFLDLCDGIFLNFCWTEAMLRKSAQLAGDRKADVYAGVDVYARGTLYRGGYDMYEAVQFARRCGLSAAVFAAGWVYETQEKKNFGKNQYRLWNFPDDCCSEFRLTKLPLSTSFCQGFGKQAFAAGQRVSSRAWFNLHKQQLQPRDQGNTLCDTCCSVKLHTDDAYSGGGSLRVLFKRNRNFPDAKPYIRLFGCEFPLGSLAVSYTFKNVSSCITVGQDIALVLKAKNVAGETEEIFLGMTAGLPRGDNYTVTREIIRWPETPTDVPGSHWLTRKYVLEDLRGAGGVILEEIGLHFFCVETEANVCLLGQLDVTRPAGAKGASSDDSSSDDEPEKKRQREERYGLDTMDVE; encoded by the exons ATGGGCATCCCGTTGTCGCGGACCTGGCGCGACCGTCCAAGAACAAGGGTGGTCAAATGGGCGCCCGATCGCGAGGTCGCGCCTCTCGAGACGCTCGACGAACTGCTCGGGTTCGAGAAGCAGCCCTTTCTGTGCGCCGTGGAACCGCTCTCGGACGCCGTCAGGCGCGCTAGGCCTGGCGAACCGCGGACCATCTTCTGCCACGACATGGACGGCGGCTACAGGGAGGACAG ATTCATTTATGGCTGCGAAGAGAGCAACGGGTACCGGTTTCACCACTGGCAAATAATCGACACGTTCATCTATTACGCCCACCACATGGTCACCATCCCTCCTCCGGGTTGGATTTCCGCTGCCCacaagcacggtgtcaaggtTCTAG GAACTTTCATCCTAGGCGAGAAGGACATCAAGACCATCAATAGGGTCAGAGGCTCCGGTCTCGTGCCCCAGGTCGCCGCCCAGCTGGCACGCGTCGCATCCGTGGGCCGGTTCGACGGATGGCTCATCAGCATCGGGTGTAAGGTG gacgccagctgCGTTCCATTCCTGAAGGACTTGCTCAGGACCACCACCACAGAAACGCACAAGGCTGTGTCGGGCTCGCTTGTCATCTGGTACGATGCCGTCGACATCGACGGAATGCCCGAGCCGCACAACGAGCTCAACGGGAAAAACTCGTGCTTCCTGGACCTGTGCGACGGCATCTTCCTCAACTTTTGCTGGACTGAAGCCATGCTCCGGAAGTCGGCGCAACTCGCAGGCGACCGCAAAGCCGACGTCTACGCCGGGGTAGACGTGTATGCACGCGGCACCTTGTACCGTGGTGGCTACGACATGTACGAG GCCGTCCAGTTTGCTCGTAGATGTGGCTTGTCGGCTGCTGTTTTTGCGGCCGGCTGGGTCTACGAGACGCAAGAAAAGAAGAATTTCGGGAAAAACCAGTATCG GCTTTGGAATTTTCCGGATGACTGCTGCTCCGAGTTTCGTCTCACCAAGCTACCACTGTCCACGAGCTTTTGTCAAGGCTTTGGAAAACAGGCATTCGCCGCTGGCCAG AGAGTGTCCAGCCGAGCGTGGTTCAACTTGCacaagcagcagctgcagcctCGGGACCAAGGCAACACACTCTGCGACACCTGCTGTTCGGTAAAGTTGCACACGGACGACGCctacagcggcggcggcagcctaCGCGTGCTCTTCAAGCGCAACCGCAATTTCCCGGACGCCAAACCTTACATAAG GCTGTTTGGTTGCGAATTTCCCCTGGGATCCCTTGCGGTGAGCTACACCTTCAAGAACGTCAGCTCCTGCATCACAGTTGGCCAGGACATTGCGCTGGTTTTGAAGGCTAAAAATGTAGCAGGGGAAACGGAGGAGATCTTTCTGGGCATGACGGCAGGTCTGCCGCGCGGTGACAACTACACAGTGACTCGGGAGATCATCAGATGGCCCGAGACTCCTACGGACGTGCCAGGGTCCCACTGGCTCACCAG GAAATACGTTCTGGAGGACCTTCGGGGTGCCGGCGGGGTCATTTTGGAAGAGATTGGCCTCCACTTTTTCTGCGTTGAAACGGAGGCGAATGTTTGCCTGCTGGGTCAACTGGACGTTACAAGGCCAGCCGGTGCAAAAGGAGCTTCcagtgacgacagcagcagcgacgacGAACCAGAGAAGAAGCGGCAGCGGGAAGAGCGTTATGGCCTTGACACAATGGATGTcgagtaa
- the LOC142590111 gene encoding cytosolic endo-beta-N-acetylglucosaminidase-like isoform X3, with amino-acid sequence MGIPLSRTWRDRPRTRVVKWAPDREVAPLETLDELLGFEKQPFLCAVEPLSDAVRRARPGEPRTIFCHDMDGGYREDRFIYGCEESNGYRFHHWQIIDTFIYYAHHMVTIPPPGWISAAHKHGVKVLGTFILGEKDIKTINRVRGSGLVPQVAAQLARVASVGRFDGWLISIGCKVAVQFARRCGLSAAVFAAGWVYETQEKKNFGKNQYRLWNFPDDCCSEFRLTKLPLSTSFCQGFGKQAFAAGQRVSSRAWFNLHKQQLQPRDQGNTLCDTCCSVKLHTDDAYSGGGSLRVLFKRNRNFPDAKPYIRLFGCEFPLGSLAVSYTFKNVSSCITVGQDIALVLKAKNVAGETEEIFLGMTAGLPRGDNYTVTREIIRWPETPTDVPGSHWLTRKYVLEDLRGAGGVILEEIGLHFFCVETEANVCLLGQLDVTRPAGAKGASSDDSSSDDEPEKKRQREERYGLDTMDVE; translated from the exons ATGGGCATCCCGTTGTCGCGGACCTGGCGCGACCGTCCAAGAACAAGGGTGGTCAAATGGGCGCCCGATCGCGAGGTCGCGCCTCTCGAGACGCTCGACGAACTGCTCGGGTTCGAGAAGCAGCCCTTTCTGTGCGCCGTGGAACCGCTCTCGGACGCCGTCAGGCGCGCTAGGCCTGGCGAACCGCGGACCATCTTCTGCCACGACATGGACGGCGGCTACAGGGAGGACAG ATTCATTTATGGCTGCGAAGAGAGCAACGGGTACCGGTTTCACCACTGGCAAATAATCGACACGTTCATCTATTACGCCCACCACATGGTCACCATCCCTCCTCCGGGTTGGATTTCCGCTGCCCacaagcacggtgtcaaggtTCTAG GAACTTTCATCCTAGGCGAGAAGGACATCAAGACCATCAATAGGGTCAGAGGCTCCGGTCTCGTGCCCCAGGTCGCCGCCCAGCTGGCACGCGTCGCATCCGTGGGCCGGTTCGACGGATGGCTCATCAGCATCGGGTGTAAGGTG GCCGTCCAGTTTGCTCGTAGATGTGGCTTGTCGGCTGCTGTTTTTGCGGCCGGCTGGGTCTACGAGACGCAAGAAAAGAAGAATTTCGGGAAAAACCAGTATCG GCTTTGGAATTTTCCGGATGACTGCTGCTCCGAGTTTCGTCTCACCAAGCTACCACTGTCCACGAGCTTTTGTCAAGGCTTTGGAAAACAGGCATTCGCCGCTGGCCAG AGAGTGTCCAGCCGAGCGTGGTTCAACTTGCacaagcagcagctgcagcctCGGGACCAAGGCAACACACTCTGCGACACCTGCTGTTCGGTAAAGTTGCACACGGACGACGCctacagcggcggcggcagcctaCGCGTGCTCTTCAAGCGCAACCGCAATTTCCCGGACGCCAAACCTTACATAAG GCTGTTTGGTTGCGAATTTCCCCTGGGATCCCTTGCGGTGAGCTACACCTTCAAGAACGTCAGCTCCTGCATCACAGTTGGCCAGGACATTGCGCTGGTTTTGAAGGCTAAAAATGTAGCAGGGGAAACGGAGGAGATCTTTCTGGGCATGACGGCAGGTCTGCCGCGCGGTGACAACTACACAGTGACTCGGGAGATCATCAGATGGCCCGAGACTCCTACGGACGTGCCAGGGTCCCACTGGCTCACCAG GAAATACGTTCTGGAGGACCTTCGGGGTGCCGGCGGGGTCATTTTGGAAGAGATTGGCCTCCACTTTTTCTGCGTTGAAACGGAGGCGAATGTTTGCCTGCTGGGTCAACTGGACGTTACAAGGCCAGCCGGTGCAAAAGGAGCTTCcagtgacgacagcagcagcgacgacGAACCAGAGAAGAAGCGGCAGCGGGAAGAGCGTTATGGCCTTGACACAATGGATGTcgagtaa
- the LOC142590111 gene encoding cytosolic endo-beta-N-acetylglucosaminidase-like isoform X2 gives MPRMFLLPRSAFFSQGPPSLRVSYGLLETRFIYGCEESNGYRFHHWQIIDTFIYYAHHMVTIPPPGWISAAHKHGVKVLGTFILGEKDIKTINRVRGSGLVPQVAAQLARVASVGRFDGWLISIGCKVDASCVPFLKDLLRTTTTETHKAVSGSLVIWYDAVDIDGMPEPHNELNGKNSCFLDLCDGIFLNFCWTEAMLRKSAQLAGDRKADVYAGVDVYARGTLYRGGYDMYEAVQFARRCGLSAAVFAAGWVYETQEKKNFGKNQYRLWNFPDDCCSEFRLTKLPLSTSFCQGFGKQAFAAGQRVSSRAWFNLHKQQLQPRDQGNTLCDTCCSVKLHTDDAYSGGGSLRVLFKRNRNFPDAKPYIRLFGCEFPLGSLAVSYTFKNVSSCITVGQDIALVLKAKNVAGETEEIFLGMTAGLPRGDNYTVTREIIRWPETPTDVPGSHWLTRKYVLEDLRGAGGVILEEIGLHFFCVETEANVCLLGQLDVTRPAGAKGASSDDSSSDDEPEKKRQREERYGLDTMDVE, from the exons atgcCTAGAATGTTTCTTCTCCCAAGGTCTGCTTTCTTCTCCCAAGGTCCTCCTAGCCTGCGTGTCTCTTACGGACTGCTTGAGACAAG ATTCATTTATGGCTGCGAAGAGAGCAACGGGTACCGGTTTCACCACTGGCAAATAATCGACACGTTCATCTATTACGCCCACCACATGGTCACCATCCCTCCTCCGGGTTGGATTTCCGCTGCCCacaagcacggtgtcaaggtTCTAG GAACTTTCATCCTAGGCGAGAAGGACATCAAGACCATCAATAGGGTCAGAGGCTCCGGTCTCGTGCCCCAGGTCGCCGCCCAGCTGGCACGCGTCGCATCCGTGGGCCGGTTCGACGGATGGCTCATCAGCATCGGGTGTAAGGTG gacgccagctgCGTTCCATTCCTGAAGGACTTGCTCAGGACCACCACCACAGAAACGCACAAGGCTGTGTCGGGCTCGCTTGTCATCTGGTACGATGCCGTCGACATCGACGGAATGCCCGAGCCGCACAACGAGCTCAACGGGAAAAACTCGTGCTTCCTGGACCTGTGCGACGGCATCTTCCTCAACTTTTGCTGGACTGAAGCCATGCTCCGGAAGTCGGCGCAACTCGCAGGCGACCGCAAAGCCGACGTCTACGCCGGGGTAGACGTGTATGCACGCGGCACCTTGTACCGTGGTGGCTACGACATGTACGAG GCCGTCCAGTTTGCTCGTAGATGTGGCTTGTCGGCTGCTGTTTTTGCGGCCGGCTGGGTCTACGAGACGCAAGAAAAGAAGAATTTCGGGAAAAACCAGTATCG GCTTTGGAATTTTCCGGATGACTGCTGCTCCGAGTTTCGTCTCACCAAGCTACCACTGTCCACGAGCTTTTGTCAAGGCTTTGGAAAACAGGCATTCGCCGCTGGCCAG AGAGTGTCCAGCCGAGCGTGGTTCAACTTGCacaagcagcagctgcagcctCGGGACCAAGGCAACACACTCTGCGACACCTGCTGTTCGGTAAAGTTGCACACGGACGACGCctacagcggcggcggcagcctaCGCGTGCTCTTCAAGCGCAACCGCAATTTCCCGGACGCCAAACCTTACATAAG GCTGTTTGGTTGCGAATTTCCCCTGGGATCCCTTGCGGTGAGCTACACCTTCAAGAACGTCAGCTCCTGCATCACAGTTGGCCAGGACATTGCGCTGGTTTTGAAGGCTAAAAATGTAGCAGGGGAAACGGAGGAGATCTTTCTGGGCATGACGGCAGGTCTGCCGCGCGGTGACAACTACACAGTGACTCGGGAGATCATCAGATGGCCCGAGACTCCTACGGACGTGCCAGGGTCCCACTGGCTCACCAG GAAATACGTTCTGGAGGACCTTCGGGGTGCCGGCGGGGTCATTTTGGAAGAGATTGGCCTCCACTTTTTCTGCGTTGAAACGGAGGCGAATGTTTGCCTGCTGGGTCAACTGGACGTTACAAGGCCAGCCGGTGCAAAAGGAGCTTCcagtgacgacagcagcagcgacgacGAACCAGAGAAGAAGCGGCAGCGGGAAGAGCGTTATGGCCTTGACACAATGGATGTcgagtaa